Proteins from a single region of bacterium:
- a CDS encoding LL-diaminopimelate aminotransferase — MFEISKRLQKLPPYLFAEIDRKKKKMISEGVDIIDFGIGDPDLPTPQNIIDAMKKGIENPSFHRYPLGKGTLLFRKAIADFYKKNYDVKLNPDEEITVLIGSKEGIAHFPWAFLNPGDISLVPEPGYPVYHIGTILAEGKPYFIPLKAENNFLPELDKIPESIIKKAKILFLNYPNNPTAAFAAKEFLIDTIKFCKKNELILVYDAAYSEIYFEKKPVSFLSLPGAKDIGIEFHSLSKTYNMTGWRIGWACGNSNLVSALAKIKENIDSGTFEAIQFAGVEALTGSQKSVIELRKIYKNRMKILVNGLKETGFAIKMPEGTFYCWLNIEERSIETASFLLEKAGIVATPGVGFGPSGEGYLRFSITVPEEKIKEGIRRVKEIWAKK, encoded by the coding sequence AAAAAAAAGAAAATGATTTCAGAAGGTGTTGACATAATTGACTTTGGTATAGGAGACCCTGACCTGCCCACACCCCAAAATATAATAGATGCGATGAAAAAGGGTATTGAAAATCCATCTTTTCATAGATACCCATTGGGAAAAGGAACCCTGCTTTTTAGAAAAGCAATCGCTGATTTTTATAAAAAAAATTATGATGTAAAACTTAATCCAGATGAAGAAATAACTGTATTGATAGGTTCCAAAGAAGGTATTGCCCATTTTCCCTGGGCATTTTTAAATCCAGGAGATATATCCCTTGTCCCGGAACCAGGATACCCTGTATATCACATCGGAACTATACTTGCAGAAGGAAAACCTTATTTCATACCACTGAAAGCAGAAAATAACTTTCTTCCGGAACTTGACAAAATACCTGAAAGTATCATTAAAAAAGCAAAGATTCTCTTCCTTAACTATCCTAATAATCCAACAGCTGCTTTTGCAGCAAAGGAATTTTTGATAGATACGATTAAATTCTGTAAAAAAAACGAACTGATACTTGTATATGATGCTGCTTATAGTGAGATATACTTTGAAAAAAAACCTGTGAGTTTTCTATCTTTACCAGGAGCAAAAGATATCGGGATAGAATTTCATTCTCTTTCAAAAACATACAATATGACCGGGTGGAGAATTGGCTGGGCTTGTGGAAATAGTAATCTTGTATCTGCACTTGCAAAAATAAAAGAAAATATTGATTCTGGAACCTTTGAGGCAATACAGTTCGCTGGAGTAGAGGCGCTTACAGGAAGTCAGAAAAGTGTCATAGAGTTAAGAAAGATATACAAAAACAGGATGAAGATACTGGTAAATGGTCTAAAAGAAACCGGTTTCGCAATCAAAATGCCAGAAGGAACTTTTTACTGCTGGTTAAATATAGAAGAGAGATCTATAGAAACTGCCTCTTTTCTTCTTGAAAAAGCAGGAATAGTGGCAACCCCAGGAGTGGGTTTTGGTCCATCAGGAGAGGGATATTTAAGATTTTCAATAACAGTCCCTGAAGAAAAGATAAAAGAAGGGATAAGGAGGGTGAAAGAAATATGGGCAAAAAAGTAG
- the purE gene encoding 5-(carboxyamino)imidazole ribonucleotide mutase, producing the protein MGKKVAIVLGSKNDMEYIEGAKDILTEFGIPYEVMVMSAHRTLDKVVDFSQKAEENGFGVIIACAGMAAHLPGVIAAKTHLPVIGVPLPTSEIRGIDALLAIVQMPSGVPVATMAIGRSGVKNAAILSAQILALEDTDLKTKLKKYKESLGK; encoded by the coding sequence ATGGGCAAAAAAGTAGCGATTGTTCTCGGTAGCAAAAACGATATGGAGTATATTGAAGGGGCAAAGGATATTCTTACGGAATTTGGTATTCCATATGAGGTGATGGTAATGTCAGCGCATAGAACGTTAGATAAAGTAGTAGATTTTTCTCAAAAAGCAGAGGAGAATGGGTTTGGAGTCATTATCGCCTGCGCAGGGATGGCAGCACATCTTCCGGGTGTGATTGCAGCAAAGACACACCTTCCGGTTATAGGGGTCCCTCTGCCTACAAGTGAAATCAGAGGGATAGATGCGCTTTTGGCAATAGTACAGATGCCCTCAGGAGTTCCTGTAGCCACAATGGCTATTGGAAGGTCAGGTGTAAAAAATGCGGCAATACTTTCAGCACAGATACTTGCATTAGAAGATACAGACCTAAAAACAAAGTTAAAAAAATATAAAGAATCTCTTGGAAAGTAA
- a CDS encoding class II fructose-1,6-bisphosphate aldolase — protein sequence MAVSYKELGLVNTRELFKKALAGGYAIPGYNFNNMEQLQAIITACAECNSPVILQISKGARQYANQTLLRYMVPGAIAMAREMGSNIPIALNLDHGDSFEICKSCIDYGFSNVMIDGSALPYEENVAVTKKVVEYAHERDVTVEGELGVLAGIEEHVSSEVSHYTDPEVVEDFVTRTGVDSLAISIGTSHGAYKFKVKPGESIPPLRFDILEECARRLPGFPIVLHGASSVLPEYIEIINKYGGKLENTAGVPEEQIKKAVSMNVCKVNIDSDGRLVMTAMIRKYLAENPKEFDPRKYLGPAREELKKMYIEKCKLLGSAGRG from the coding sequence ATGGCAGTAAGTTATAAAGAACTGGGGCTTGTCAATACAAGAGAACTATTTAAAAAAGCATTAGCAGGTGGTTATGCCATTCCTGGGTATAATTTCAATAATATGGAGCAACTACAGGCAATTATTACTGCCTGTGCTGAATGTAATTCACCTGTGATACTCCAGATTTCTAAAGGTGCAAGGCAATATGCAAACCAGACACTTTTAAGGTATATGGTTCCTGGAGCAATTGCTATGGCACGAGAAATGGGAAGTAATATACCCATTGCCTTAAATTTAGACCATGGAGATTCTTTTGAAATATGTAAAAGTTGTATTGATTACGGTTTTTCAAATGTTATGATAGATGGCTCTGCACTTCCTTATGAAGAGAATGTTGCAGTTACTAAGAAAGTAGTTGAATATGCCCATGAAAGAGATGTAACTGTTGAAGGAGAATTAGGCGTACTTGCAGGTATAGAAGAACATGTCTCTTCTGAAGTAAGTCATTATACAGACCCAGAAGTTGTTGAGGACTTTGTAACAAGAACAGGAGTAGATAGTTTAGCCATCTCCATTGGTACTTCACATGGTGCATATAAATTCAAAGTAAAACCGGGAGAATCAATCCCACCATTAAGATTTGATATTCTTGAAGAATGTGCGAGACGACTTCCTGGATTTCCTATAGTACTACATGGTGCATCTTCTGTATTGCCTGAATACATAGAAATAATTAATAAATATGGTGGAAAACTGGAAAACACAGCAGGTGTTCCAGAAGAACAAATAAAAAAAGCGGTTTCAATGAATGTCTGTAAGGTAAACATTGATTCTGATGGACGATTAGTAATGACAGCAATGATAAGAAAATATCTTGCTGAAAATCCTAAAGAATTTGACCCGAGAAAATATCTTGGTCCTGCGAGAGAAGAATTGAAAAAGATGTATATTGAAAAATGTAAACTCCTCGGCAGTGCTGGCAGAGGATAA
- the pfkA gene encoding 6-phosphofructokinase yields the protein MEKIGVLTTGGDAPGMNAAIRAVVRTALSYNLEIVGIEKGFKGLYEKNFIKLTSRSVSGIINKAGTFLKTIRFPEFREYEIRKICYEHLQVEGIEGLVVIGGDGSSKGAYYLSMDFNFPVVLIPASIDNDIFGTDYTIGFDTAVNTAVSAIDNIRDTATSHNRTFVVEVMGKEKGNLALEVALACGAEIVLVPEIKIPYEKVVRLLKEQEEKGKESSIIVLAEGAGKAEELTAYLKKALPEREIRYSVLGYIQRGGTPTYLTRTLATRFGVSAVNLLMQKKYPYMIGIKGNEIVYVPLKEIISTQKPISEAYLEIINRMAI from the coding sequence ATGGAAAAGATAGGGGTTCTTACTACAGGGGGGGATGCTCCTGGAATGAACGCTGCTATAAGAGCAGTAGTAAGAACAGCATTAAGTTATAATCTTGAAATCGTAGGTATTGAAAAAGGGTTTAAGGGACTGTACGAAAAAAACTTTATAAAACTTACTTCAAGAAGTGTAAGTGGTATTATAAATAAAGCAGGGACTTTTCTAAAAACAATAAGATTTCCTGAGTTCAGAGAATATGAGATTAGAAAAATTTGTTATGAACATTTACAGGTTGAAGGTATTGAAGGACTTGTAGTAATAGGGGGAGATGGCTCTTCCAAAGGAGCATATTATTTATCTATGGATTTTAATTTCCCTGTTGTTCTTATCCCTGCCTCTATAGACAATGATATTTTCGGGACTGACTATACCATTGGTTTTGATACTGCAGTCAATACTGCTGTCTCTGCTATTGATAATATAAGAGATACCGCCACAAGTCATAATAGAACATTTGTAGTTGAGGTAATGGGAAAAGAAAAAGGGAATCTTGCACTTGAAGTTGCACTTGCTTGCGGCGCTGAAATAGTATTGGTACCGGAAATTAAAATACCTTATGAAAAAGTAGTTCGTCTTCTCAAGGAACAGGAAGAAAAGGGAAAAGAAAGTTCTATTATTGTCCTTGCTGAAGGAGCGGGTAAGGCAGAAGAATTAACTGCTTATTTAAAAAAAGCACTCCCTGAAAGAGAAATAAGATATTCTGTATTGGGATATATCCAGAGAGGTGGTACCCCAACATATCTTACCCGTACACTCGCTACAAGATTTGGAGTATCAGCAGTGAATCTTTTAATGCAAAAAAAATATCCGTATATGATTGGAATTAAAGGGAATGAGATAGTGTATGTTCCACTAAAAGAAATAATCTCTACGCAGAAACCCATTTCAGAAGCATATTTAGAAATAATAAACAGAATGGCAATATAG
- the ilvD gene encoding dihydroxy-acid dehydratase — protein MRSDNIKKGLERTPHRSLLKAIGLTDEEIEKPIIAVANSANEIVPGHIHLNKIAESVKAGIRMAGGTPVEFSTIGVCDGIAMGHTGMKYSLVSREIIADSVEIMLQAHQFDGVVMIANCDKIIPGMLMALLRVNIPGLLVSGGPMLCGFSPSGETIDLISVFEGIGRFVKGEINEKELKIIEDIACPGAGSCSGMFTANSMNCLAEAIGLALPGNGTIPAVTSKRIRLAKYAGMKVMELVKKDIKPRDITTLDAFKNAIAVDMAIGASTNTVLHLPAIAKEAGITLSLNLFDKISRKIPNICKISPASKQHIQDLDAAGGIPAVMKELASNNLLNTELLTVSGKTVKEIVQDAQIFNRDVIRSIENPYSSEGGIAILKGTLAPEGAVIKQSAVSEKAMKFSGPAMVYDSEEEAMNAVMKGKVKEGVLIVRYEGPRGGPGMREMLSITSVISGKGLDEKVALLTDGRFSGGSRGLCVGHISPEAASGGPIGLVKNGDIIEIDIKNRRLELKVNKEELKKRKETWKEKTQKLEGVLARYRKSVKSANTGAILD, from the coding sequence ATGCGAAGTGATAACATAAAAAAAGGTCTTGAGAGAACACCACATCGTTCACTTTTAAAAGCAATAGGGTTAACTGATGAAGAAATAGAAAAACCTATAATTGCAGTTGCTAACTCTGCCAATGAAATTGTTCCAGGACATATCCATCTTAACAAAATAGCAGAATCTGTAAAAGCAGGTATAAGGATGGCAGGAGGAACTCCCGTTGAATTTTCTACTATAGGTGTATGTGATGGAATAGCAATGGGCCATACAGGGATGAAATACAGTTTGGTCTCAAGAGAAATAATCGCTGATTCTGTTGAGATTATGCTTCAGGCACATCAATTTGATGGAGTTGTAATGATTGCTAACTGCGACAAAATCATCCCAGGTATGTTGATGGCTCTTTTAAGAGTGAATATACCAGGTCTTCTCGTAAGTGGTGGTCCTATGCTTTGTGGATTTTCCCCTTCAGGAGAAACAATAGACCTCATCTCTGTTTTTGAAGGTATTGGAAGATTTGTAAAAGGAGAGATAAATGAAAAAGAATTAAAAATTATAGAAGATATAGCGTGTCCCGGTGCAGGAAGTTGTTCGGGAATGTTCACTGCAAACTCTATGAACTGTCTCGCAGAAGCAATTGGGCTTGCTCTTCCAGGAAATGGAACTATACCAGCAGTAACATCAAAAAGGATACGACTTGCTAAATATGCTGGTATGAAAGTAATGGAATTAGTAAAAAAAGATATAAAGCCAAGAGATATAACAACTCTTGATGCTTTTAAAAATGCAATTGCAGTGGATATGGCAATAGGAGCATCAACAAATACAGTACTGCATCTTCCAGCGATAGCAAAAGAAGCAGGAATTACCCTTTCTCTAAATCTCTTTGATAAAATAAGTAGAAAAATCCCTAATATATGTAAAATATCTCCTGCTTCTAAACAGCATATTCAGGACCTTGATGCAGCAGGAGGCATACCTGCTGTAATGAAAGAACTTGCTTCCAATAATCTTTTAAATACAGAACTTCTAACTGTAAGTGGTAAAACGGTAAAAGAAATTGTACAGGACGCTCAGATATTCAACAGAGACGTAATACGTAGTATTGAAAATCCATATTCATCTGAAGGCGGAATTGCAATTTTAAAAGGTACTCTTGCTCCCGAAGGAGCAGTAATTAAACAATCAGCAGTTTCAGAAAAAGCAATGAAATTTTCAGGACCAGCAATGGTCTATGATTCCGAAGAAGAGGCAATGAACGCAGTTATGAAAGGGAAGGTAAAAGAAGGTGTCCTTATTGTAAGATACGAGGGTCCCAGAGGAGGACCAGGAATGAGAGAAATGCTCTCCATTACATCTGTAATTTCAGGTAAAGGATTAGATGAAAAAGTTGCACTCCTTACTGATGGACGGTTCTCTGGTGGTTCAAGAGGACTCTGTGTAGGACATATAAGTCCTGAAGCTGCTTCTGGAGGACCTATAGGACTTGTAAAAAACGGAGATATAATTGAAATAGATATAAAAAATAGACGTCTTGAATTAAAAGTAAATAAAGAAGAATTAAAGAAACGAAAAGAAACATGGAAAGAGAAAACACAAAAACTTGAAGGTGTTCTTGCAAGATACAGAAAAAGTGTAAAATCTGCAAATACAGGAGCAATTCTTGATTAA
- the thiC gene encoding phosphomethylpyrimidine synthase ThiC, producing MLERESALKGIISKGVRYVAGRERINPETLAEKVAEGKVVILKHRNTYLGIGDSLRIKINANIGTSPDIVDIHSEIEKLKAACKYGADTVMDLSTGGDIDKIRSTIVERSPVPIGTVPIYQAAIESVEEKGALIKMDTEKLFEVIERHAEDKISFTTLHCGITFRTLERLRKNPRKTMVVSRGGAFLISWMIANEKENPLYEHFDRVLEIARKYDLILSLGDGMRPGGIVDATDSSQIDELLTLGELTRRAWDNGVQVIIEGPGHIPLNEIPANITLQKKVCKGAPFYVLGPLVTDVTPGYDHITSAIGAAVAGWYGADFICYVTPSEHLGLPGVEDVIEGTIAAKIAAHSADIARGLKDSVEWDCKMSLARTQRNWQEERKLSIDPVKFDRIHRRYKTTEKDVCTMCGKYCAIKTVEKYLGVKIITTC from the coding sequence ATGCTTGAAAGAGAATCGGCATTAAAGGGAATTATCAGCAAAGGTGTTAGATATGTTGCAGGCAGAGAAAGAATAAATCCTGAAACGCTTGCAGAAAAAGTAGCAGAAGGCAAAGTTGTTATCTTAAAACACAGAAACACATATCTTGGAATTGGGGATTCTCTCAGAATAAAGATAAATGCTAACATAGGCACATCTCCTGATATAGTAGACATACATTCTGAAATCGAAAAATTAAAAGCTGCCTGTAAATATGGAGCTGATACTGTAATGGACCTTAGCACAGGTGGAGATATTGATAAGATAAGAAGTACTATTGTTGAAAGAAGTCCTGTCCCTATAGGAACAGTTCCTATCTACCAGGCAGCCATTGAATCCGTAGAAGAAAAAGGTGCCCTTATTAAAATGGATACTGAAAAACTTTTTGAAGTTATTGAAAGACATGCTGAAGATAAAATATCCTTTACCACACTTCACTGTGGGATTACCTTCAGAACACTTGAACGACTGAGAAAAAACCCGAGAAAAACAATGGTGGTGAGTAGAGGAGGAGCATTTCTTATAAGTTGGATGATTGCAAATGAAAAAGAGAATCCCCTCTATGAACATTTTGATAGAGTTCTCGAAATTGCCAGAAAGTACGATTTAATATTAAGTTTGGGTGATGGTATGAGACCAGGCGGTATTGTAGATGCAACTGACAGTTCTCAAATAGATGAACTCTTAACCCTCGGGGAGCTAACAAGGAGAGCATGGGACAATGGAGTTCAAGTAATTATAGAAGGACCTGGTCATATTCCACTCAATGAAATACCAGCAAATATCACCCTTCAGAAAAAGGTATGTAAAGGTGCTCCTTTTTATGTACTTGGTCCATTGGTTACGGATGTTACCCCAGGCTATGACCATATAACATCAGCGATTGGGGCAGCTGTTGCAGGGTGGTATGGTGCTGATTTTATATGCTACGTTACACCGAGTGAACATCTCGGACTTCCAGGGGTTGAAGACGTAATTGAAGGAACTATTGCAGCAAAAATTGCGGCACACAGTGCTGATATAGCAAGAGGACTAAAGGATTCTGTAGAATGGGACTGTAAAATGTCACTCGCAAGAACACAGAGAAACTGGCAGGAAGAAAGGAAACTTTCTATAGACCCTGTTAAGTTTGATAGAATTCATAGGAGATACAAAACGACAGAAAAAGATGTATGTACTATGTGTGGCAAATATTGTGCTATTAAAACAGTAGAAAAGTATCTCGGAGTGAAGATTATTACCACCTGTTAA
- the def gene encoding peptide deformylase, translating into MRRIRVYGEDILRKMAEKVKNIDEQTIKLIESMKKTLQKVQGLGLAAPQIGISKRIFIAFDKETNKIITAINPEIVCISEEKEIDIEGCLSFPEIYFSIPRAKKIKLKALNEKGKEFFIETEGLLARCFQHEIDHLNGKLIIDYVNIEEKKLWQEKLDKLLKSD; encoded by the coding sequence ATGAGAAGAATCAGAGTATACGGAGAAGATATCTTAAGGAAAATGGCAGAAAAAGTTAAAAATATAGATGAACAAACTATTAAATTAATAGAAAGTATGAAAAAAACACTTCAAAAAGTACAGGGACTTGGTCTCGCTGCTCCTCAGATAGGTATTTCAAAAAGAATATTTATTGCTTTTGATAAAGAAACCAATAAAATAATAACTGCTATAAATCCTGAAATAGTATGTATTTCAGAAGAAAAGGAAATTGATATAGAAGGATGTTTAAGTTTTCCTGAAATATATTTTTCAATACCACGGGCGAAAAAGATAAAACTAAAAGCATTGAACGAGAAAGGGAAAGAATTTTTTATTGAGACAGAAGGACTCTTAGCAAGATGTTTTCAGCATGAAATAGACCATCTGAATGGAAAGTTAATTATTGATTATGTCAACATAGAAGAAAAAAAACTCTGGCAGGAAAAATTAGATAAATTGCTTAAATCAGATTAA
- the nadB gene encoding L-aspartate oxidase has translation MIPDFFISFDTEKLQLEEVDFLVVGGGIAGLIASLELKNFKTLILYKDGLSETCTYNAQGGIAGAIAPWDSPEQHKKDTLNTGCGLSNEEAVDILVKEGIKSINEIISSGLTFDKEGNDYHFTREGGHSCRRILHINGDGTGKAIAEFLYKKVSVEKNIKILHSHFLIDLISDENKVEAALVYDEKRKKVFIIKAKAFILATGGAGNIFQETTNPTVITGDGIAIAYRCGAELMDLEFYQFHPTTFYQAGAPRFLISESIRGEGGILINSKGERFMSNYHPMRELAPRDIVTRAIIDQMKLTGSNCVYLDLKNINYNLKKRFPSIYNFCKDYGIDIQKNPIPVRPSAHYFMGGIKTDIWGKTSIENLYACGETACTGVHGANRLASNSLLEGLVFGTRAGKSALERSRIKSHTFKRKYLFPQKADIYIDREDLKRSIRSLMWRNVGIEREETSLKNAEDKITDWMRYAFLKEFSDTTGFETLNMLILSMLITKVSLLRKESRGAHFRKDYPEQDNKHWKKHIIISKKGVRYEEV, from the coding sequence ATGATACCTGATTTTTTTATCTCTTTTGATACGGAGAAGTTGCAGTTAGAAGAAGTGGATTTTCTTGTTGTAGGTGGTGGTATAGCAGGATTGATTGCTTCTCTTGAACTAAAAAATTTCAAAACACTTATTCTTTACAAAGATGGACTTTCAGAAACCTGTACTTATAATGCACAAGGTGGCATTGCTGGTGCAATAGCACCATGGGATTCTCCTGAACAACATAAGAAAGATACTCTCAATACAGGCTGTGGACTTTCAAATGAAGAAGCAGTGGATATCCTTGTCAAAGAAGGGATAAAAAGCATAAACGAAATCATCTCTTCTGGACTCACATTTGATAAAGAGGGTAATGATTATCACTTTACGAGAGAAGGTGGACATTCCTGCCGTAGGATTTTACATATAAATGGTGATGGAACTGGTAAAGCAATTGCAGAATTCTTATACAAAAAAGTATCCGTTGAAAAAAATATAAAAATTCTTCACTCTCATTTTCTTATAGACCTTATCTCTGATGAGAATAAAGTGGAAGCCGCTCTTGTATATGATGAAAAAAGGAAAAAAGTGTTTATTATTAAAGCAAAAGCATTTATACTTGCTACAGGTGGTGCAGGTAATATATTTCAGGAGACTACTAATCCTACCGTTATTACAGGTGATGGTATCGCTATTGCATATCGTTGTGGAGCAGAACTTATGGACCTTGAATTTTATCAGTTTCATCCAACAACCTTTTATCAGGCAGGAGCTCCACGCTTCCTTATATCTGAAAGTATCAGGGGTGAAGGTGGTATTCTGATAAATTCAAAAGGTGAAAGGTTTATGTCTAATTATCATCCTATGAGAGAACTTGCTCCACGTGATATAGTAACCAGAGCAATTATAGACCAGATGAAACTAACCGGTTCAAACTGTGTATATCTTGACCTGAAAAATATAAACTATAATCTTAAAAAACGTTTTCCTTCTATCTATAATTTTTGTAAAGATTATGGTATTGATATTCAAAAAAACCCCATACCTGTTAGACCCTCCGCTCATTATTTTATGGGAGGAATAAAAACAGATATATGGGGAAAAACCTCTATTGAAAACCTTTATGCCTGTGGAGAAACTGCCTGTACAGGAGTTCATGGTGCAAATCGTCTTGCGAGCAATTCATTACTTGAAGGACTTGTATTTGGTACGAGAGCAGGTAAAAGTGCCTTGGAAAGATCAAGAATTAAATCTCATACATTTAAGCGAAAATATTTATTCCCTCAAAAAGCTGATATATACATTGATAGGGAAGACCTTAAAAGGTCTATAAGAAGTTTGATGTGGCGCAATGTAGGTATTGAAAGAGAAGAAACTTCTCTCAAAAATGCAGAAGATAAAATTACTGATTGGATGAGATATGCTTTCTTAAAAGAATTTTCAGATACTACAGGATTTGAGACACTTAACATGCTCATACTCTCTATGTTAATTACTAAAGTATCTCTTTTAAGAAAAGAAAGTAGAGGGGCACATTTCAGAAAGGACTATCCAGAGCAGGATAATAAACACTGGAAAAAACATATAATCATAAGTAAAAAAGGTGTTAGATACGAAGAGGTTTAA
- the gltA gene encoding NADPH-dependent glutamate synthase translates to MKQKQLERVKDTKQPVEKRIKNFNEVALGYTEEQAIAEASRCLQCKKAPCIKGCPVEIDIPGFIKNISEKKFQEALEIIYRTNLLPAICGRVCPQETQCEILCTLAKKGQPIAIGKLERYIADKGEQNFNCSIITSKNIQNRKVAIIGSGPAGLTCAVELAKCGVKVTIFEALHTPGGVLTYGIPEFRLPKEIVKKEIDIVKKLGVEIKTDVIVGKTVTIDDLFNSGYEAIFIGTGAGLPSFMGIPGENFLRVYSANEFLTRVNLMKGYLFPEYDTPVSIGKTVAVIGGGNVAMDAARSALRLGAKEVIVLYRRTEKEMPARKEEIEHAMEEGIKFIFLVQPLEIIGDENGYVKGIKVIHNKLGEPDESGRRSPIPIEGTEEIINLDSVIVAIGQNPSPLIPSTYKQIKTGKKGNIIVNEATGETNIPGIFAGGDIATGAATVISAMGMGRKAAQSIIKYLENREKK, encoded by the coding sequence ATGAAACAGAAACAATTAGAAAGAGTTAAAGATACCAAACAACCAGTTGAGAAACGTATAAAAAATTTCAATGAGGTTGCACTTGGATATACAGAGGAACAGGCGATTGCTGAAGCAAGTAGATGCCTTCAATGTAAAAAAGCACCCTGTATAAAGGGCTGTCCAGTAGAAATAGATATACCGGGTTTTATAAAAAATATAAGCGAGAAGAAATTTCAGGAAGCACTTGAGATAATATACAGAACAAATCTTCTACCTGCAATATGTGGAAGGGTATGTCCGCAGGAAACACAGTGTGAAATACTCTGTACACTTGCAAAAAAAGGGCAACCAATAGCAATAGGTAAACTTGAACGATACATTGCTGATAAAGGAGAACAGAATTTTAACTGTTCTATAATTACCAGCAAGAACATCCAAAATAGAAAAGTAGCTATTATCGGCTCAGGTCCAGCAGGACTTACATGTGCTGTTGAACTCGCAAAATGTGGAGTAAAAGTAACTATATTTGAAGCACTACATACTCCGGGAGGTGTTTTGACATATGGAATCCCTGAGTTCCGATTGCCAAAAGAAATCGTTAAAAAAGAGATAGATATTGTTAAAAAATTAGGAGTGGAAATAAAAACAGATGTCATTGTAGGAAAAACAGTTACTATAGATGACCTTTTCAACAGTGGTTATGAAGCAATTTTTATTGGGACAGGTGCTGGACTTCCTTCATTTATGGGTATTCCGGGGGAAAATTTTTTACGGGTATATTCAGCAAATGAATTTCTGACAAGAGTAAATCTTATGAAGGGATATCTCTTCCCTGAATATGATACACCGGTATCTATAGGTAAAACAGTTGCTGTTATAGGTGGTGGAAATGTCGCAATGGATGCTGCAAGATCTGCCTTAAGACTAGGGGCAAAAGAAGTTATTGTCCTTTACAGAAGAACAGAAAAAGAAATGCCTGCAAGAAAAGAGGAGATTGAACATGCAATGGAGGAAGGAATAAAATTTATTTTTCTTGTTCAGCCACTTGAAATAATAGGAGATGAAAATGGATATGTGAAAGGAATAAAAGTAATCCATAATAAATTGGGAGAACCAGATGAAAGTGGCCGACGGAGTCCTATCCCTATTGAAGGCACAGAAGAAATTATAAATCTTGACTCTGTCATTGTTGCTATAGGACAGAATCCCAGTCCATTGATACCTTCAACATATAAACAAATAAAAACAGGCAAAAAAGGAAATATTATTGTAAATGAAGCAACAGGCGAAACAAACATTCCTGGTATTTTTGCCGGTGGAGATATTGCTACAGGAGCTGCTACTGTTATAAGCGCTATGGGCATGGGGAGAAAAGCAGCACAGAGTATAATAAAATATCTTGAAAATCGTGAAAAAAAATAA
- a CDS encoding slipin family protein — MTGGVLIIGFVVFIFLVNAIKIVNEYERGVIFRLGRLMGARGPGLFFIIPIVEKMVKVSLRTVTFDVTPQEVMTKDNVPIKINAVVWFRVMDPAKAVVTVENYHLATMQLAQTTLRGIAGQFELDQILSERNTVNQQLQQIIDEQTDPWGIKVSIVEIKEVELPETMKRSMARQAEVERDRRARIINAEGEYQASQKLMEAAKVLASEPIAIQLRFMQTASEIAAEKNSTIIFPLPVELLKFFESNKK, encoded by the coding sequence ATGACAGGTGGAGTTTTAATAATAGGATTTGTGGTTTTTATTTTTTTAGTAAATGCTATAAAGATAGTAAATGAATATGAAAGAGGTGTTATATTTCGCCTCGGCCGGTTGATGGGTGCACGTGGACCAGGACTTTTCTTTATTATTCCCATTGTAGAAAAAATGGTAAAGGTAAGTTTAAGAACTGTAACATTTGATGTAACCCCTCAGGAAGTAATGACAAAAGATAACGTCCCCATAAAAATCAATGCTGTTGTATGGTTCAGAGTAATGGACCCTGCAAAAGCGGTTGTAACTGTAGAAAATTATCATCTTGCTACAATGCAATTAGCACAAACAACACTGAGAGGAATTGCAGGACAATTTGAATTAGACCAGATACTATCCGAAAGAAACACAGTCAATCAACAACTTCAGCAGATAATAGATGAACAGACAGACCCATGGGGTATAAAGGTCAGTATCGTTGAAATAAAGGAAGTGGAATTACCTGAAACAATGAAACGTTCTATGGCAAGACAGGCAGAGGTTGAAAGAGATAGACGCGCAAGGATTATCAATGCAGAAGGGGAATATCAGGCATCTCAAAAACTTATGGAAGCGGCAAAAGTTCTCGCTTCTGAACCGATAGCCATACAGTTAAGATTTATGCAGACAGCAAGCGAAATTGCTGCAGAGAAAAACTCAACTATAATTTTCCCTCTTCCTGTAGAACTGTTGAAATTCTTTGAAAGCAATAAAAAATAA